The Sander lucioperca isolate FBNREF2018 chromosome 4, SLUC_FBN_1.2, whole genome shotgun sequence DNA segment AGGTTCAGTGGTAACTGTGAACTAATAGCCTTGTGATGTACCTCTGATATATAATGTTAGGATGAGCTAAATAAGTAATGATGTTTTCCATTCTATAGACTGATGATGCAAACAATTGATGATAAATGATTGTTGTGGGTTTAAATCCACCTCATGCCCTTAGACTCCCCTTAGTCTCCCCCCCCCTTACGAATGTGGataatgcaataaaatgcataaACACAATACTAATTTAAAAAAGAGGGAATTTTAAACTTATGGTAAATTAGGtatcacatattattataacTAGCAACACTGCAAACAACTCACTGACCTACTGACTGTGTCTCAACCTTAGAGGAGATCATAACATAAACTGACATTCCTTGCACCAAAAACGATGTCAAGGCCTTACACGAACATAAATGTCTGTAATACCTGCAGTATTAGGGGTTCTCATGCTGTATTTTTCTTATGCTTTCTGAACTCATTGGCTTCTCACACAGTATGAGGCAACGTGGTATAAATCAGCTTATGCCAGCTATGTGAGAGGCTAATCTGTAGGAGGTCTCAACAAATCAGCTAAACGACTCTGGTGTGGTTACTCAATGTCCAACTGAGGCACATGAGTTTGAGTAATAGGGTATAGAGTTCATTATAATTATCAACTTGTCAGTGGTGTTTGTGAGGAAAGCATGTCATTTTGTAAGCAGGaatttttataatttttgtgGATTAGTTTGTTTGGAGCTGTGAAAAGTCTGACACCCTGGTAGGGTTCTGATTATTATAATCAGAAGCTTACCATTAAGACAATTTTATAATAACATTTTACCTACTTAGGAGATGCTCTTTATTAGAACAACTTGCAAATAGGACATTCAGCTGTTAGAGATAAATCGTGAGACTATTTTACTTCTGAAAAGCTGTAATTTCAGGCATGTTTTCTTGTTCCATCCTTCTTTAACTAGGTGACACAGACCTTCATACACCATTTAGACCCAAAAAACACCTCATGCAAATGCATCTTCATTCCTAGTCAAACTGTCATAGTAAAATATGTCATAACccctctcttttccttttcagtGTGTGAACCTGGACAAGCTGGAGCCAGTAGCTAACGAGGAGAGGCTGGTCAACAAGTCCATGGGTCTTCTGAACAACCAGAAGTTCTGGGCTGGAATCGTGTTTCCTGACATCACCCATAGCAGCAGCGCTGACTTGCCTCCCAACGTAAACTACAAGATCCGCATGGACATTGATAATGTGGAGAGGACAAACAAGATTAAAGATGGGTAAGAAGCTGCGCCCCAACTGTTATTTAATTGCAGAACTCTTTGCATAttcctatgttttttttatgagctTTACTGATTGTCATCTTGCCTTGCAGCTATTGGGACCCCGGTCCCAGGGCAGACCCCTTTGAGGACCTTCGGTACGTCTGGGGCGGATTTTCTTACCTGCAGGACATCATTGAGCGTGGAATCATCAGAGCCATCACTGGCACCAAAGAGAAGACAGGCATCTACATTCAGCAGATGCCCTACCCCTGCTATGTTGATGACATGTAAGTGACCAAAGTAATAACACTTTTTGCCTGTTTAACTGTACAGTTAGTCTAAAATGTGTGTAAccaatttttcacttttttcagttTCCTGCGGGTGATGAGTCGGTCAATGCCTCTCTTCATGACCCTGGCATGGATGTACTCAGTAGCCATCATCATCAAGGGTGTGGTGTACGAGAAGGAGGCCCGGCTCAGAGAGACCATGAGGATCATGGGACTGAACAACGGCACCCTGTGGCTCAGCTGGTTCATCAGCAGTCTAATCCCGCTCCTGATCAGCGCCGGCTTGTTGGTGATGTTGTTGAAGGTTGGtgttgccacacacacacacacacacacacacacacacacacacacacacacacacacacacacacacatgcatgcatgcattaaaTACATGTTGTCATCATGTAGGAATGTCAGCAAATTATAGAAAACAAGTGAACATACTCACATTCATCATGTTTATACTCAACATTTAACTTGATAGTCACTCTGTTTTTCCATGATCACAAGGACTTCATTGTCTAGAAATGTCATCAAATTGTGGAAAACAAGTTATATCATACTGCTGTAACCAGGAAACTATTTcattttctatcactttttcccCCCTTTCTACACTCAGATGGGAAGCCTGCTGCCATACAGTGACCCAGGCGTGGTGTTTCTTTTCCTTGGATCCTTCGGCATTGTTACCATCATGCAGTGTTTCCTCATCAGTACCCTGTTCTCTCGTGCCAACTTGGCAGCCGCCTGCGGTGGCATTATATACTTCACGCTCTATCTGCCCTACGTGCTGTGTGTCGCCTGGCAAGACTATGTTGGCTTTGGAGCAAAACTTATAGTGGTGTGTAGAAGAAATTGAATAATACACATTTGAATACAGACATGAATACTCAATATTTTGTTTTGAGAGCTAAACTCTGGCTTTTCTATTCTTCTCACAGAGTCTGCTGTCTCCGGTGGCTTTTGGTTTTGGCTGTGAGTACTTTGCCCTGTTTGAGGAGCAAGGAGTGGGTATCCAGTGGTCGAACCTGCTGGCCAGCCCTCTGGAGGAAGACAGTTACAACCTGACCACCTCTATCAGCCTCATGCTGTTTGACGCTGTGCTCTACGGAATAATGACCTGGTACATCGAAAATGTGTTCCCTGGTGAGTCATGGATATGGTTTACAATTGTAGTATTTTTTCCCCGTAAAGTGCTAAATCAATGATGTACATTATAATAGTTAGGGTTGTTTTGGCGGACAGTAGTAATAACAAAACAATTCACTCTTTTCCAGGTCAGTATGGGATCCCCAGGCCTTGGTATTTCCCTTTCACTAAGTCGTACTGgtgtggagagaaagagaataaCAACATCTCTACCCCTCTGTCAAAGAAGGGCAACGCTGAAGGTACaaatcattatcattattatcactatttgtttttttatagtttGTTTAGGGAGGAATTTTCAGTTAATAAACCATTAAGGGAAAATTTGCAAGCTTTAATTTGGATGTCCAATCAGTACTAATGGTATATGTAATCCACTGACAAAACAAATCCAGAGTGTGTGCTATATTGACTAAGAATGCAAGTTCTCTTGTCTCTTTCACGAAGCAAGACTAGAATAATTACCCTGTTTACTCATCATAAAGCAAACTTCATTCAAACAGAAAAGAAACTAAATGAATCTCAGCAAAACACTCAGATTTTGCAGCTGTGGCCGACTGAGGCCGAGAGGCCCAGAGAACATTATAAAGAACTGCAGAATGTCCCTCATTCAGGTAGCTAGAGATGAGGTTCAGTATTCCAGAATTGTCGCTTTAGCTGAATATTTTctcaaaaaaagtctttaaagtgCAGATGGATGATCCCTACCTCTATTTATCTTTTCAAACCTCTGTTTATGTTATTGCTAAAATGCTTTTGTCCTTGTCCTCAGCTGTGTGTATTGAGGAGGAGCCGAGCCACATCGAGCCCGGTGTTTACATCGAGAATCTGGTGAAGGTCTACAGCCATGGAAAAAAGCTGGCTGTAGACGGACTGTCCCTGAGGTTCTATAAGGGACAAATAACCTCCTTCCTCGGTCACAATGGAGCTGGCAAGACCACAACTATGTAAGATGATACACATGTTATCTGCAGGGATTCTACAATAATCCTAAATTTAACCGAGCTGAGCATCTGAAACTagttaaaagattttttttaaatctactcAGTTGAGATGGCAATTGATGGTGACTGTTGTGTTCTTACCCGCTTTCTGATAGGTCAATACTGACAGGATTGTTTCCACCCACATCTGGCACAGCCTATATCCACGGCAAGGACATCCGCAGTGAACTAAGCGCTGTCCGGCAGAATCTGGGCGTCTGTCCCCAGCACAACGTACTTTTCAGCATGTACGTATTCAGCATCAAGAAGTGAATTCTTTGCACACTTGCCGTCTTGTGTTTTGGTAATTGTGTGATTTCTTGGTTTGCTGTGATCCAGGCTGACGGTGGAGGAACACATCTGGTTCTACGCCCGTCTGAAGGGGCTGCCGGAGGAGAAGGTGAAGGCTGAGACAGAGCAAATTTTGAACGATGTCGGACTGCCTCACAAACGAAAGTCTCTCACCAGCACGCTGTCTGGTCAGTTAtttaaattttgttttttttaccttttagtCTATTCACAAGTAATATCAGACATGTTTTACATTAGTCATACTGACTTTTTCTTCATGTTGTCTTTGTAGGAGGGATGCAGAGGAAGCTGTCAGTGGCCCTGGCTTTTGTTGGGGGCTCCAAGGTTGTGATCCTGGATGAACCTACCGCCGGGGTCGATCCATACGCACGCAGGGGCATCTGGGACCTGCTGCTTAAATACAGACCAGGTAAACACACCTGATTGTTGGTGCTTAGTCAGTAACAGTAGTTATTcattctttttaaataattaatattaatattttttatattaattttgTATGTCTGGTTTATATAGGCTATAGATTTATCTAATTATGTTGATGttggtggttttttttttaaactacactGAAATGTGATTTTAGTTGTTGTATATAAGACAAGAATGTAATGTGATTTTATCTAGTGCACAtgtatttacatatatatacattatatatatttgtatttttaatgttgTGCTCATGTTAGGTTGCCTATCATTGCTTTTTAGGAAGCCTATTGTAACATCTGaccagggactgcagatgaaaactagccttttggctaattctggcatgtTTACAGACATGTTGTAAATGACATGACTTTATATGTAATTCTGTAGTTTATAAGCTTAATGTGTTTGTCCCTCTGTTCCTCTATCAGGCCGCACCATCATCCTTTCCACTCATCACATGGACGAGGCTGACATCCTGGGTGACCGCATCGCCATCATTTCCCACGGCAAGCTGTGCTGCGTAGGCTCCTCGCTCTTCCTGAAGACCCATCTGGGCACGGGCTACTACCTGACCCTGGTCAAGAGAGACTACGACTTGACACTTCAGTCCTGCAGGAATTCTGCCAGCACCGTCTCCTACAGCAAGAAGGCTGGGAAGGTAAGATAGATGTTACAGAGAACGTGTTCTTAACAGATACAAGATATGTAGTCTCACTTCCAGTGTTgtagagatttaaaaaaaaaaatacttaactGTTTACCCTCTTTGTCTTCGGTTCAGGAGGACAGTGTATCAGAGAGCAGTTCAGATGCCGGTCTTGGTAGTGAACCAGAGAGTGAAACCACCACTATTGGTAAGAACTGAATAGGCTACTTTAAAGGGTGACACATCTATTCCTTTGAAATTAACTTTGCACGGCATATAAGATGTTCATGTTTTATCATTCCCTCTCGCCAACCTCTTTCTACCGATTTCTTCCTACAGATGTGTCCCTCATCTCCAACTTGATATTCAAGCACGTCCACGAAGCTCGCCTGGTTGAGGACCTTGGCCACGAAATCACCTATGTCTTGCCCTACCAGTCAGCTAAAGATGGAGCCTTTGTAGAGCTCTTCCACGAGCTAGATGACCGACTCACCGACCTGGGAATATCTAGCTATGGAATATCTGATACCACCCTGGAGGAGGTAAGGAGCAGAAAGAGTTTACACACCTTTTTGTCTCATCGTAGTTGGCCTTTCATTGTAAACATTATAAAAAGTAGAATAGGACTCATGTAAAACATGCTTTGTGTGGatggctttttttaaatgttctgttttatttattgtttacatgCTTCTGTCAATGTTTTAATCACGTGTCTTCCAACTCTGCAGATTTTCTTGAAAGTGGCTGAGGACAGTGGAGTGGATGCTGTTGAGCTATCAGGTGAGATTCATGATGCATTTTGAAGATTCACTGCATTTCCACACCTAACACGCCCATGTACTGGACATATATTAGTAGAATCAGTAATTGCTTTTAGGTTATTGGAAAATTACGGGAGTGATCTTTAAACAAAATACAGAAGACTTGAACTTCAAATAGTTTAAATGACCATGTTGACCCTCGTGTGGCTGCAGATGGAGTCGTGCCGACCAGGATTCGTCGCCATCATGCATTTGGAGACCACCAGAGTTGTCTGAAGCCCTTCACTGAGGACGACTTTGATTTCAACGACTCTGAAGGTGACCCAGGTAGAACTGCACTACCCAGCATGCAGTGCAATGATAGTTTTGTTGCTATCATTGCTTTTGCTCTTTGTTGTCTTTGCACCAAGTTGTATTTCGCCacatagaaaaaaaagtttctccTTGTTTAAagaactacatttatattgcaaCGTTCTTACTAACAACTTATTAGGAATATTACTATATCAGGACACAGACAAGTTTGCTCATGTGTATCGGGTTGTCTGTGTCCAGAATCCCGTGAGACCGACTGGCTCAGTGGAACAGATGGCAAAGGCTCATACCAGGTCAAAGGCTGGAGTCTGAAGAGACAGCAGTTTGTTGCACTACTCTGGAAACGGTTCCTCTACGCTCGGCGCTCCAGGAAAGGCTTCTTTGCTCAGGTACAATGATGCTATTTTCATATTCACGTACTGTAAATATACAGGTAGTCAATGTAGGTCTTTCTCCGTTGCATCAACCATGCCTCTTAGAATGAAGCAATAGTTCTGAGTCAGTTTTCATGCGTGTTTGTTATAATAAATCGTCATATTGTTATTTTTCAGATTGTTCTTccggctgtgtttgtgtgtattgcCCTGGTGTTCAGTCTGATTGTCCCTCCATTTGGAAAATACCCAAGTCTGGTTCTGGATCACAGCATGTATGGAGAACAGTTTACCTTCATCAGGTGAGATATCGTTCTTTATGTATGGAAAAATTGCCTTTTTCTCCTTGTCATCAATATAGCTCTAATAGCTCTTGTACAAAAGAAAGATATTTCTGCTCATTCTATATATACTATTGTGAAGTAACTGTGAAACTCAAAATACAGGTTTCAAAGAGTTGTGGTGTCATAAATTGATGATAAAGCTATTTTAAATGTCAATTTATTATTAGTAGACATGTCCCGATGTTTGAACCTGTCTTCAGTCTTAACACAATGGTAGCCGCTGTGCATCATAATTCATtcagattgattgattgttaaacataatttgcttgTGAtgatttgtttgtgtatttctaCTTCAAGACAGTTAATAAATGCTATATAATATTAAAGGCAGTGGGttttctgtgtctttgtagTAATGACATGCCTGAGGACCCTCACATCAACAAACTACTGGGAGCTCTGACAGAAAACCCAGGATTTGGAACACACTGCATGAAAGGACAACCCATACAGTGAGTTTTGAGAAGAAAAGTGAACATACATTCagcaatataaaaatacaaactgtaGATCTACAGTAGCTCTGCATGCagttttaataaaaacacaaatatggtaGTCTGCACATGCACATTAAATGGAGATTTGGAGttaaataaaaacgtgtctATTTCTGTGCTCCAGGGACACTCCCTGCACAGCAGTTGAAGATGAGTGGTCGGTCCCGGAAGTCTCTCAAAGTGTGAAGGACATGTTCGACAAAGGCAACTGGTCAATGGAGAATCCCTCTCCCATGTGTGAGTGCAGCTGTGGAGGACGCAAGAGGATGCTTCCGGAGTGTCCTGCTGgcgctgggggacttcaaccaCCACAGGTTAGAAATTAGAAAGTCAAAACTAAAGTATTAATCAATCCAAAATTACGAAGGTAAAGACCAAATATGCGCACCAAATAACGCTAATTCAATGTTTTGTCTGTGTAGATGAAGATCAGTGACCAAGACACTCTTCAGAATTTGACTGGCAGAAACATCTCAGACTATCTTGTTAAAACCTACGCTCAGATCATTGGCAAGAGGTAACACTCGCCTTACATTTGTGTGACACACTTAAATTAGTTCTAATTCTTGCTTCATTGTTATCTTTTACTGACTGTGagtcatgttttctttttctctttcagtctGAGGAACAAGATTTTGGTCAACGAGTTCAGGTACATAATCAGACATGATCCATCTTGAGCTTATTTGTCGATATAATTTTGACCTGAGTGCCTCTCTGCTGTGTCCTtcactgatataaaaaaaaaaaatccatgctGAAGACTTTTAAGTTgttaatttcttacactgcactgtaacttgtaCTCTTGTATTTCATACccgtcttattctattttagctgtgtttatattctctttaacagatgtttttaactgctctttaatgttttatgtaaatcactttgaattgttgctgaaatgtgctatacaaataaagctgcctggCCTAAAATGATTGTTCTCTAAACAGATACGGTGGCTTCTCGTTGGGCGCCAGGAGTTCTCAGCTTATGTCCCACACAGATGAAATTGATGATGCGATCATTCGACTGAGGAGACGTTTCCATCTTGAGAGAGTAAGCTATTTCCTTACATTATTGTTTTACAAACTGCACTAAACTAATGTGGTAAATCTTACTACTGTGAGTTCAGTTAGTCAGGGCAAGACACTAACTGCTGTATACAGCGACTCATTTCCACGGTTATGCTTTTAATAATTACAGCTGTAGTGGAGCTAGACTGGATAGACTTGTATTACTGCCAGTTTGAACAGTTTAAGGTTACCCATGTGCTAAAGACGACGTTCTCCTTCTCccaccctctttctctctctctttctctctctctgcctctcccaCCCTCCAGGGAACTGCAGCGGATCGTTTCTTTCACAGTCTCTCCAATTTTATCCAAGGATTGGACACTAAGAATAACGTCAAggttagcacacacacacacacacacacacacacacacacacacacacacacaccagtggtTATACAACAACACGTGGTATTGTAGGTTTCCTTCAAGCTTCCCTCACCAAATTCTTCAACATAGACACAATATGCTTCATTCACTCTATTCATATTGTGTGGTTTGATTGCGTACTAATTAATTTCTGCTTTGTGGTAGATTATAAGATGCACAGCTTTAACTCCACACTGCTGATAAACTTCTTGcccctttgttttttttgttctattCATGAATTACATATACTGTGTATACTCTTCATTTGTAttatttgtctttctctctattTCCAGATCTGGTTCAACAACAAGGGCTGGCACAGCATCGGTTCTTTTCTCAATGTCTTGAACAATGGCATCTTGCGGGCAAGTCTGCAAGCTGGCCAAGACCCTACAAAGTTTGGCATTACTGCCTCCAATCATCCGCTCAACCTCACCAAGGAGCAGCTGTCACAGGTCGCATTGTGAGTATTACTGTTAATACGGGGGTACACTTAAAAATTAGTGAACATCTCTTTGATCTTCTAAGACACATCGCTTGTCATTCTCACTTCTTCTGTCGCTCTGTTCTCCCTCTCTCAGGATGACGACATCAGTAGATGTGCTGGTTTCCATCTGTGTGATCTTCGCCATGTCCTTTGTCCCTGccagttttgttgttttcctcatCCAGGAGAGAGTGAACAAGGCTAAACACTTGCAGTTCATCAGCGGAGTGCAGCCTTTGCTCTATTGGCTGGCCAACTTTGTCTGGGATATGGTAAGATATTTCAGTCGAGCTGGACCCTTGGCCCCATTGGCTCCTCTCCAGtccaaataaaaataagaacatAATGC contains these protein-coding regions:
- the LOC116042878 gene encoding phospholipid-transporting ATPase ABCA1-like isoform X1, producing MAVSTQLGLLLWKNFTYRRRQTIQLLIEIIWPLFIFFILISVRIHYPPYEQHECHFPNKAMPSAGSLPWVQGIICNANNPCFRNPTPGESPGVVGNFNDSIISRLFIDAKKILLYSQNDKSYEGYKGLLRALKKLQKNSARFKLKDFLKDDETLSHFLHHNASLPHHALKQIVEADVNLEKVLTKGFGFHLRDLCNTTPLEEFVHIADHNVSRLTQEIICNSSSDWLNKAQSHFLSNLDFLKPIRKDVKSDPKVVQEVSAATDNLLESLGALAVEFASMKSWNDMRKEILYLTENATDSPNQMYQAVSRIVCGHPEGGGLKIKSLNWYEDNNYKALFGNHGNDSESEPFSAYDNSSTPYCNNMMRSLESSPISRMIWRALKPLLMGKILYTPDTPATQRIIQEVNKTFQEFGVLRDIGGMWEEMRPKVWNFMENGEEMDMVRTLLQNNASAAFFNAQLSGTEWRVSDVSAFLSKVSEDHRPAGSAYTWRDVFNETDHAIQTISRFMECVNLDKLEPVANEERLVNKSMGLLNNQKFWAGIVFPDITHSSSADLPPNVNYKIRMDIDNVERTNKIKDGYWDPGPRADPFEDLRYVWGGFSYLQDIIERGIIRAITGTKEKTGIYIQQMPYPCYVDDIFLRVMSRSMPLFMTLAWMYSVAIIIKGVVYEKEARLRETMRIMGLNNGTLWLSWFISSLIPLLISAGLLVMLLKMGSLLPYSDPGVVFLFLGSFGIVTIMQCFLISTLFSRANLAAACGGIIYFTLYLPYVLCVAWQDYVGFGAKLIVSLLSPVAFGFGCEYFALFEEQGVGIQWSNLLASPLEEDSYNLTTSISLMLFDAVLYGIMTWYIENVFPGQYGIPRPWYFPFTKSYWCGEKENNNISTPLSKKGNAEAVCIEEEPSHIEPGVYIENLVKVYSHGKKLAVDGLSLRFYKGQITSFLGHNGAGKTTTMSILTGLFPPTSGTAYIHGKDIRSELSAVRQNLGVCPQHNVLFSMLTVEEHIWFYARLKGLPEEKVKAETEQILNDVGLPHKRKSLTSTLSGGMQRKLSVALAFVGGSKVVILDEPTAGVDPYARRGIWDLLLKYRPGRTIILSTHHMDEADILGDRIAIISHGKLCCVGSSLFLKTHLGTGYYLTLVKRDYDLTLQSCRNSASTVSYSKKAGKEDSVSESSSDAGLGSEPESETTTIDVSLISNLIFKHVHEARLVEDLGHEITYVLPYQSAKDGAFVELFHELDDRLTDLGISSYGISDTTLEEIFLKVAEDSGVDAVELSDGVVPTRIRRHHAFGDHQSCLKPFTEDDFDFNDSEGDPESRETDWLSGTDGKGSYQVKGWSLKRQQFVALLWKRFLYARRSRKGFFAQIVLPAVFVCIALVFSLIVPPFGKYPSLVLDHSMYGEQFTFISNDMPEDPHINKLLGALTENPGFGTHCMKGQPIQDTPCTAVEDEWSVPEVSQSVKDMFDKGNWSMENPSPMCECSCGGRKRMLPECPAGAGGLQPPQMKISDQDTLQNLTGRNISDYLVKTYAQIIGKSLRNKILVNEFRYGGFSLGARSSQLMSHTDEIDDAIIRLRRRFHLERGTAADRFFHSLSNFIQGLDTKNNVKIWFNNKGWHSIGSFLNVLNNGILRASLQAGQDPTKFGITASNHPLNLTKEQLSQVALMTTSVDVLVSICVIFAMSFVPASFVVFLIQERVNKAKHLQFISGVQPLLYWLANFVWDMCNYIVPATLVIIIFICFQQDAYVSSTNLPVLALLLLLYGWSITPLMYPASFFFKIPSTAYVVLTSVNILIGINGSVSTFVLELFGSNEVGGINDILKNVFLIFPHFCLGRGLIDMVKNQAMADALERFGENRFRSPLAWDMVGKNLFAMAIEGVIFFGITVLIQYHFFFKARSSTSHLKPIGEEDEDVARERQRILSGGGQSDILELRQLTKIYKRKQKPAVDRLCVGIPPGECFGLLGVNGAGKTSTFKMLTGDSLVTSGEAFLAGKSVNTEIHEVHQNMGYCPQFDAINDLLTGREHLEFYAILRGVPEKEVCEVAEWGIRKLGLVKYVDKSAGSYSGGNMRKLSTAIALIGGPPVVFLDEPTTGMDPKARRALWNAILSIIKEGRSVVLTSHSMEECEALCTRMAIMVNGRFRCLGSVQHLKNRFGDGYTIILRVAGPDPDLRPAMEFIERELPGSTLKEKHRNMLQYQLPTSLTSLARIFSLLSQNKEALSIEDYSVSQTTLDQVFVNFAKDQSDEDHLKDAHLNKLDAVVVDISQLNTFLTDNKTRESCV
- the LOC116042878 gene encoding phospholipid-transporting ATPase ABCA1-like isoform X2, which codes for MAVSTQLGLLLWKNFTYRRRQTIQLLIEIIWPLFIFFILISVRIHYPPYEQHECHFPNKAMPSAGSLPWVQGIICNANNPCFRNPTPGESPGVVGNFNDSIISRLFIDAKKILLYSQNDKSYEGYKGLLRALKKLQKNSARFKLKDFLKDDETLSHFLHHNASLPHHALKQIVEADVNLEKVLTKGFGFHLRDLCNTTPLEEFVHIADHNVSRLTQEIICNSSSDWLNKAQSHFLSNLDFLKPIRKDVKSDPKVVQEVSAATDNLLESLGALAVEFASMKSWNDMRKEILYLTENATDSPNQMYQAVSRIVCGHPEGGGLKIKSLNWYEDNNYKALFGNHGNDSESEPFSAYDNSSTPYCNNMMRSLESSPISRMIWRALKPLLMGKILYTPDTPATQRIIQEVNKTFQEFGVLRDIGGMWEEMRPKVWNFMENGEEMDMVRTLLQNNASAAFFNAQLSGTEWRVSDVSAFLSKVSEDHRPAGSAYTWRDVFNETDHAIQTISRFMECVNLDKLEPVANEERLVNKSMGLLNNQKFWAGIVFPDITHSSSADLPPNVNYKIRMDIDNVERTNKIKDGYWDPGPRADPFEDLRYVWGGFSYLQDIIERGIIRAITGTKEKTGIYIQQMPYPCYVDDIFLRVMSRSMPLFMTLAWMYSVAIIIKGVVYEKEARLRETMRIMGLNNGTLWLSWFISSLIPLLISAGLLVMLLKMGSLLPYSDPGVVFLFLGSFGIVTIMQCFLISTLFSRANLAAACGGIIYFTLYLPYVLCVAWQDYVGFGAKLIVSLLSPVAFGFGCEYFALFEEQGVGIQWSNLLASPLEEDSYNLTTSISLMLFDAVLYGIMTWYIENVFPGQYGIPRPWYFPFTKSYWCGEKENNNISTPLSKKGNAEAVCIEEEPSHIEPGVYIENLVKVYSHGKKLAVDGLSLRFYKGQITSFLGHNGAGKTTTMSILTGLFPPTSGTAYIHGKDIRSELSAVRQNLGVCPQHNVLFSMLTVEEHIWFYARLKGLPEEKVKAETEQILNDVGLPHKRKSLTSTLSGGMQRKLSVALAFVGGSKVVILDEPTAGVDPYARRGIWDLLLKYRPGRTIILSTHHMDEADILGDRIAIISHGKLCCVGSSLFLKTHLGTGYYLTLVKRDYDLTLQSCRNSASTVSYSKKAGKEDSVSESSSDAGLGSEPESETTTIDVSLISNLIFKHVHEARLVEDLGHEITYVLPYQSAKDGAFVELFHELDDRLTDLGISSYGISDTTLEEIFLKVAEDSGVDAVELSDGVVPTRIRRHHAFGDHQSCLKPFTEDDFDFNDSEESRETDWLSGTDGKGSYQVKGWSLKRQQFVALLWKRFLYARRSRKGFFAQIVLPAVFVCIALVFSLIVPPFGKYPSLVLDHSMYGEQFTFISNDMPEDPHINKLLGALTENPGFGTHCMKGQPIQDTPCTAVEDEWSVPEVSQSVKDMFDKGNWSMENPSPMCECSCGGRKRMLPECPAGAGGLQPPQMKISDQDTLQNLTGRNISDYLVKTYAQIIGKSLRNKILVNEFRYGGFSLGARSSQLMSHTDEIDDAIIRLRRRFHLERGTAADRFFHSLSNFIQGLDTKNNVKIWFNNKGWHSIGSFLNVLNNGILRASLQAGQDPTKFGITASNHPLNLTKEQLSQVALMTTSVDVLVSICVIFAMSFVPASFVVFLIQERVNKAKHLQFISGVQPLLYWLANFVWDMCNYIVPATLVIIIFICFQQDAYVSSTNLPVLALLLLLYGWSITPLMYPASFFFKIPSTAYVVLTSVNILIGINGSVSTFVLELFGSNEVGGINDILKNVFLIFPHFCLGRGLIDMVKNQAMADALERFGENRFRSPLAWDMVGKNLFAMAIEGVIFFGITVLIQYHFFFKARSSTSHLKPIGEEDEDVARERQRILSGGGQSDILELRQLTKIYKRKQKPAVDRLCVGIPPGECFGLLGVNGAGKTSTFKMLTGDSLVTSGEAFLAGKSVNTEIHEVHQNMGYCPQFDAINDLLTGREHLEFYAILRGVPEKEVCEVAEWGIRKLGLVKYVDKSAGSYSGGNMRKLSTAIALIGGPPVVFLDEPTTGMDPKARRALWNAILSIIKEGRSVVLTSHSMEECEALCTRMAIMVNGRFRCLGSVQHLKNRFGDGYTIILRVAGPDPDLRPAMEFIERELPGSTLKEKHRNMLQYQLPTSLTSLARIFSLLSQNKEALSIEDYSVSQTTLDQVFVNFAKDQSDEDHLKDAHLNKLDAVVVDISQLNTFLTDNKTRESCV